Proteins encoded within one genomic window of Dyadobacter chenhuakuii:
- a CDS encoding glycosyltransferase family 92 protein has product MFSIKKLISKFRGADQHPQVHQYDLSLCCIVKDENNYLEEWIGYHRKIGVQHFYIYDNGSKVPIRTALAAINAPADVTVIDMPGKNKHVKAYQHCLDRFGGSSTWIGFIDIDEFIVPKTASSNLPEFLKNYENYGGLGVSWLIFGSNGHVQKPGGPQLENFTKRSEVTFPPNRHIKSIVQPRFVKSAYKSHCFHYKPGYFCVNEHYIAIDGATADVSVDKIQLNHYYCRSLEEYHEKVERGISDTKRKRKLEEFHNHDIQANVIEDTTILKVLEKLNNSVN; this is encoded by the coding sequence ATGTTTTCAATAAAAAAGCTGATTTCAAAATTTCGGGGAGCCGATCAGCATCCGCAGGTTCATCAATATGATTTGTCCCTTTGTTGTATCGTTAAGGACGAAAACAACTATTTGGAAGAGTGGATCGGGTATCATCGCAAAATCGGTGTTCAGCATTTTTACATTTACGATAATGGTAGTAAGGTGCCGATTCGTACTGCATTAGCAGCCATTAATGCTCCCGCTGATGTTACGGTGATTGATATGCCGGGAAAAAACAAGCATGTTAAGGCATACCAGCATTGTCTGGACAGATTCGGCGGTTCTTCCACCTGGATCGGCTTCATTGATATTGACGAATTTATAGTCCCAAAAACAGCAAGTTCAAACCTGCCGGAATTTTTGAAAAACTATGAAAATTACGGTGGGTTAGGGGTTTCCTGGCTTATTTTCGGCTCCAATGGACATGTTCAAAAGCCGGGCGGACCGCAGCTGGAAAATTTTACAAAACGCTCGGAAGTTACTTTCCCGCCCAACAGGCATATTAAAAGCATTGTGCAGCCCCGATTTGTGAAATCGGCCTATAAGTCGCACTGCTTTCATTATAAACCCGGATATTTTTGTGTTAATGAGCACTACATTGCCATTGACGGCGCGACTGCGGATGTAAGCGTGGATAAAATCCAGCTCAACCATTACTACTGCCGCTCATTGGAGGAATATCATGAAAAGGTTGAAAGAGGAATCAGCGATACCAAGCGTAAGCGGAAACTGGAAGAATTTCACAACCACGATATCCAGGCCAATGTAATTGAGGACACCACGATATTGAAAGTCCTGGAAAAATTAAATAACAGTGTGAATTGA
- a CDS encoding LytR/AlgR family response regulator transcription factor, whose translation MIKALIIDDEPKARTVLKYYIESFVGEITEVRQAESVDQALEILRYFTPGIVFLDVEMPKRNGFDFLRALVNPSFEVIFTTAYNQYAVQAIRFSALDYLLKPIDPDELRYAVDRYLKMQMPDAKSNLILYDNLVQNIGKSETKDFRLAIPSKDGVLFLTLEQIIRMQGDGNYTFIHTTHKKPIVTSKTLKYFDEMLDEFGFIRTHKSHLVNPRHISQMSHDHGYIVVSDGTEVEISRRKKVEVVRLLKLR comes from the coding sequence ATGATTAAAGCGCTGATTATTGACGACGAACCCAAAGCACGCACTGTGCTTAAATATTATATTGAAAGTTTTGTTGGAGAGATTACGGAAGTCAGGCAGGCGGAGTCCGTGGACCAGGCACTCGAAATCCTGCGGTATTTCACTCCCGGGATCGTATTTCTGGATGTGGAAATGCCCAAGCGTAACGGTTTTGACTTTTTGCGTGCGCTGGTAAACCCGTCATTCGAGGTGATTTTTACAACTGCTTACAATCAGTATGCGGTTCAGGCGATCCGGTTCAGTGCGCTGGATTATCTGCTCAAACCCATAGACCCGGACGAGCTCAGGTATGCCGTAGACAGATATCTGAAAATGCAGATGCCCGATGCCAAAAGCAACCTGATCTTATATGATAACCTAGTTCAGAATATTGGTAAAAGCGAAACCAAAGATTTCCGGCTCGCTATTCCATCAAAGGACGGCGTGCTGTTTCTGACATTGGAACAAATCATACGCATGCAGGGAGATGGTAATTATACATTTATCCACACCACCCACAAAAAGCCCATCGTTACCAGCAAAACACTGAAATACTTTGATGAGATGCTGGACGAATTCGGTTTTATCCGCACCCACAAATCACATTTGGTAAATCCGAGACACATTTCCCAGATGAGTCATGACCACGGATACATTGTGGTAAGCGATGGCACCGAGGTGGAAATATCCCGCAGGAAGAAAGTGGAAGTAGTCAGATTATTGAAACTCAGATAA